In Corvus cornix cornix isolate S_Up_H32 chromosome 28, ASM73873v5, whole genome shotgun sequence, one genomic interval encodes:
- the MIDN gene encoding LOW QUALITY PROTEIN: midnolin (The sequence of the model RefSeq protein was modified relative to this genomic sequence to represent the inferred CDS: deleted 2 bases in 2 codons) — protein sequence MDPQPGARSCSRGAPACEVGPPEPPMNLYIHTTTGTRYELSVPAEETVEGLKRRLSQRLKVPKERLALLHKESRLSSGKLQDLGVVEGSKLTLVPTVEAGLMSQASRPEQSVMQALESLTETQVNDFLSGRSPLTLALRVGDHMMFVQLQLAAQQSTGQLQHRHLIASRGEAGASASPHCRTLHGASGSGFARIPVVPTCQQSPAPSPAPAAPAPPMYCNAPHAAPVTAGMFRSHGASTQTVNSSVVSSCSEVDCGSRSSSSPGSSPAPSARSRKPGAVIESFVNHAPGVFSGTFSGTLHPNCQDSSGRPRRDIGTILQILNDLLSATRHYQGMPQSLTQLRCQTQFSSSSSSSSSSSPPASPDLATKTTSEPLPAAAAPTLHPVVQCQSQIRMCKPSGDRLRQTENRATRCKVERLQLLLQQKRLRRKARRDARAPYHWVPNRKAGRTNSNSSVSSEGSLDLDFEDSVWKPEVKAEMKSEFVVA from the exons ATGGACCCGCAGCCCGGCgccaggagctgcagccgcGGGGCTCCCGCCTGCGAGGTGGGGCCGCCCGAGCCCCCCATGAACCTCTACATCCACACCACCACCGGCACCCGCTATGAGCTCTCGGTGCCCGCCGAGGAGACGGTGGAGGGGCTGAAGCGGCGGCTGTCCCAGCGCCTCAAG GTGCCCAAGGAGCGGCTGGCGCTGCTGCACAAAGAGAG CCGCCTCAGCTCTGGCAAACTGCAGGACCTGGGGGTCGTGGAAGGTAGCAAGCTGACACTGGTGCCCACCGTGGAGGCCGGCTTGATG tcccaGGCGTCCAGACCAGAACAGTCGGTGATGCAAGCTCTGGAAAGCTTAACTGAAACTCAG GTCAACGACTTCTTGTCAGGCCGGTCCCCGCTGACCCTGGCCCTGCGTGTGGGTGACCACATGATGTTCGTGCAGCTGCAACTGGCGGCTCAGCAGAGCACcgggcagctccagcaccgGCACCTCATCGCCAGCCGCGGCGAGGCGGGGGCCAGCGCCAGCCCCCACTGCCGGACGCTGCACGGTGCCAGCGGCTCAGGCTTCGCCCGCATCCCCGTGGTGCCCACGTGCCAGCAGAGCCCggccccc agccccgcgcccGCTGCGCCGGCCCCCCCCATGTACTGTAATGCCCCTCACGCCGCTCCTGTCACCGCTGGGATGTTCCGGTCGCACGGGGCCAGCACACAGACGGTGAACAGCAGCGTGGTCTCCTCCTGCTCAGAG GTGGACTGTGGCTcccgcagcagcagctccccaggcagCAGTCCGGCCCCCTCAGCCCGATCCCGCAAGCCCGGGGCGGTCATCGAGAGCTTCGTCAACCACGCGCCTGGGGTCTTCTCAGGGACCTTCTCCG gCACTTTGCACCCCAACTGCCAGGACAGCAgcgggcggccgcggcgggaCATCGGCACCATCCTGCAGATCCTCAACGACCTCCTCAGCGCCACGCGACACTACCAGGGCATGCCCCAGTCCCTGACGCAGCTCCGCTGCCAGACGCagttctcctcctcttcttcctcctcctcctcctcctcgccgcCTGCCTCCCCGGACCTCGCCACCAAAACTACCTCAGAGCCGCTgccggcggccgccgcccccACCCTGCACCCCGTAGTCCAGTGCCAAAGCCAGATCCGGATGTGCAAGCCCAGTG GGGACCGGCTGCGGCAGACGGAGAACCGGGCGACGCGCTGCAAGGTGGAgcggctgcagctgctgctgcagcagaagcgGCTGCGGCGGAAGGCGCGGAGGGATGCGAGGGCTCCGTACCACTGGGTGCCCAACCGCAAGGCCGGGCGCaccaacagcaacagcagcgTCTCCAGCGAGGGCAGCCTGGACCTGGACTTCGAGGACTCGGTCTGGAAGCCGGAGGTCAAGGCCGAGATGAAATCCGAGTTTGTCGTAGCATAG
- the LOC104697017 gene encoding cold-inducible RNA-binding protein isoform X3, with product MASDEGKLFVGGLSFDTNEQSLEQVFSKYGQISEVVVVKDRETQRSRGFGFVTFENIDDAKDAMMAMNGKSVDGRQIRVDQAGKSSENRSRGYRGGSSGGRGFFRGGRGRGRGFSRGGGDRGYGGSRFDSRSGGYNGSRDYYNSRSQGGYGERNSGGSYRDSYDSYG from the exons ATGGCATCAGATGAGGGAAAGCTCTTTGTCGGCGGGCTCAGTTTCGACACCAATGAGCAGTCATTGGAGCAAGTCTTCTCTAAATACGGACAGATTTCTGAAG TCGTGGTGGTGAAAGACAGAGAGACTCAGAGATCCAGAGGTTTTGGCTTtgttacttttgaaaatatCGATGATGCAAAAGATGCGATGATGGCCATGAACGGAAAG TCTGTAGACGGGCGTCAGATCCGGGTTGACCAGGCTGGGAAATCCTCCGAGAACAGATCCCGTGGCTACAGAGGGGGGTCCTCGGGGGGCCGGGGTTTCTTCCGCGGGGGCCGAGGCCGGGGCCGTGGCTTCTCCAGAG GAGGTGGAGACAGAGGCTATGGCGGCAGCAGATTTGATTCCAGAAGCGGAGGCTATAACGGTTCCAGAGACTACTATAATAGCAG GAGTCAAGGTGGCTATGGAGAGAGGAACTCAGGAGGCTCCTACAGAGACAGCTACGACAGTTACG
- the LOC104697017 gene encoding cold-inducible RNA-binding protein isoform X1 — translation MASDEGKLFVGGLSFDTNEQSLEQVFSKYGQISEVVVVKDRETQRSRGFGFVTFENIDDAKDAMMAMNGKSVDGRQIRVDQAGKSSENRSRGYRGGSSGGRGFFRGGRGRGRGFSRGGGDRGYGGSRFDSRSGGYNGSRDYYNSRSQGGYGERNSGGSYRDSYDSYGKSRFDRER, via the exons ATGGCATCAGATGAGGGAAAGCTCTTTGTCGGCGGGCTCAGTTTCGACACCAATGAGCAGTCATTGGAGCAAGTCTTCTCTAAATACGGACAGATTTCTGAAG TCGTGGTGGTGAAAGACAGAGAGACTCAGAGATCCAGAGGTTTTGGCTTtgttacttttgaaaatatCGATGATGCAAAAGATGCGATGATGGCCATGAACGGAAAG TCTGTAGACGGGCGTCAGATCCGGGTTGACCAGGCTGGGAAATCCTCCGAGAACAGATCCCGTGGCTACAGAGGGGGGTCCTCGGGGGGCCGGGGTTTCTTCCGCGGGGGCCGAGGCCGGGGCCGTGGCTTCTCCAGAG GAGGTGGAGACAGAGGCTATGGCGGCAGCAGATTTGATTCCAGAAGCGGAGGCTATAACGGTTCCAGAGACTACTATAATAGCAG GAGTCAAGGTGGCTATGGAGAGAGGAACTCAGGAGGCTCCTACAGAGACAGCTACGACAGTTACGGTAAGTCCCGCTTCGACCGGGAGCGCTGA
- the LOC104697017 gene encoding cold-inducible RNA-binding protein isoform X2 has product MASDEGKLFVGGLSFDTNEQSLEQVFSKYGQISEVVVVKDRETQRSRGFGFVTFENIDDAKDAMMAMNGKSVDGRQIRVDQAGKSSENRSRGYRGGSSGGRGFFRGGRGRGRGFSRGGGDRGYGGSRFDSRSGGYNGSRDYYNSRSQGGYGERNSGGSYRDSYDSYATHNE; this is encoded by the exons ATGGCATCAGATGAGGGAAAGCTCTTTGTCGGCGGGCTCAGTTTCGACACCAATGAGCAGTCATTGGAGCAAGTCTTCTCTAAATACGGACAGATTTCTGAAG TCGTGGTGGTGAAAGACAGAGAGACTCAGAGATCCAGAGGTTTTGGCTTtgttacttttgaaaatatCGATGATGCAAAAGATGCGATGATGGCCATGAACGGAAAG TCTGTAGACGGGCGTCAGATCCGGGTTGACCAGGCTGGGAAATCCTCCGAGAACAGATCCCGTGGCTACAGAGGGGGGTCCTCGGGGGGCCGGGGTTTCTTCCGCGGGGGCCGAGGCCGGGGCCGTGGCTTCTCCAGAG GAGGTGGAGACAGAGGCTATGGCGGCAGCAGATTTGATTCCAGAAGCGGAGGCTATAACGGTTCCAGAGACTACTATAATAGCAG GAGTCAAGGTGGCTATGGAGAGAGGAACTCAGGAGGCTCCTACAGAGACAGCTACGACAGTTACG CTACACACAACGAGTAA